The Halopseudomonas sabulinigri genome window below encodes:
- a CDS encoding YggS family pyridoxal phosphate-dependent enzyme produces the protein MSTIAENIANVRERIQRAAAVADRDPDTITLMAVSKTRPASAIRDAWAAGVQNIGENYLQEALEKISVLSDLPLIWHFIGPIQSNKTKTIAEHFDWVHSVDRLKIARRLSEQRPEHLPALNVCLQVNISGEDSKSGVSLAELPALADAVAALPRLRLRGLMAIPAPAETSAARRAPLAALRAAQAALPLPLDTLSMGMSDDLVEAIQEGASMVRIGSALFGARDYSTTNTHSERGSN, from the coding sequence ATGTCCACGATAGCAGAGAATATTGCAAACGTTCGTGAACGCATACAGCGCGCCGCCGCCGTTGCCGACCGCGACCCCGATACCATTACCCTGATGGCGGTGAGCAAAACCCGTCCCGCCAGTGCCATCCGTGACGCCTGGGCAGCAGGCGTACAGAATATAGGGGAAAACTACCTGCAGGAAGCGCTGGAGAAGATCTCCGTGCTGTCCGACCTCCCCTTGATCTGGCACTTCATCGGCCCCATTCAATCCAACAAGACGAAAACCATCGCCGAGCACTTCGACTGGGTGCACAGCGTTGACCGTCTGAAGATTGCCAGACGCTTGTCCGAACAGCGCCCGGAACACCTGCCGGCACTGAATGTCTGCCTGCAGGTGAATATCAGCGGCGAAGACAGCAAGTCCGGCGTCAGCCTGGCTGAACTGCCTGCACTGGCTGATGCCGTGGCCGCGCTACCGCGCTTGCGCCTGCGTGGCCTGATGGCAATTCCGGCGCCGGCCGAGACCAGCGCCGCACGCCGCGCGCCGCTAGCGGCGTTGCGCGCAGCCCAGGCGGCCCTGCCACTGCCGCTCGACACCTTGTCCATGGGCATGAGCGACGACCTGGTAGAAGCCATTCAGGAAGGCGCCAGCATGGTGCGTATCGGCAGCGCACTCTTTGGCGCACGCGACTACTCCACAACCAACACGCATTCCGAGCGAGGTTCCAACTAA
- a CDS encoding type IV pilus twitching motility protein PilT, with amino-acid sequence MDITELLAFSAKQGASDLHLSAGLPPMIRVDGDVRRINVPAMEHKQVHGLIYDIMNDKQRKDFEEFLETDFSFEVPGVARFRVNAFNQNRGAGAVFRTIPSKVLTMEDLGMGDVFKKISDNPRGLVLVTGPTGSGKSTSLAAMVDYLNSTKYQHILTIEDPIEFVHESKKCLVNQREVHRDTLGFAEALRSALREDPDIILVGEMRDLETIRLALTAAETGHLVFGTLHTTSAAKTIDRIVDVFPGEEKSMVRSMLSESLQAVISQTLLKKIGGGRVAAHEIMIGTPAIRNLIREDKIAQMYSAIQTGGNIGMQTLDMCLKGLISKGLITKESAREKAKAVDGF; translated from the coding sequence ATGGATATTACCGAGCTGTTAGCCTTCAGCGCCAAACAGGGCGCGTCGGACTTGCACCTGTCGGCAGGACTGCCGCCCATGATTCGTGTGGATGGCGACGTGCGCCGGATCAACGTGCCGGCCATGGAACACAAGCAAGTGCATGGCTTGATCTACGACATCATGAACGACAAGCAGCGCAAGGATTTCGAGGAGTTTCTCGAGACCGACTTCTCGTTCGAAGTGCCCGGTGTTGCTCGCTTCCGGGTGAACGCCTTCAATCAGAACCGCGGCGCTGGCGCTGTGTTCCGGACCATTCCTTCCAAGGTACTGACCATGGAAGATCTGGGCATGGGCGACGTGTTCAAGAAGATTTCCGACAACCCGCGTGGTCTGGTGCTGGTCACCGGCCCGACCGGTTCGGGCAAGTCAACCAGCCTTGCGGCCATGGTCGATTACCTGAACAGCACCAAGTACCAGCATATTCTGACCATCGAGGACCCGATCGAATTCGTTCACGAGTCGAAAAAGTGTCTGGTCAACCAGCGTGAAGTGCACCGCGACACCCTGGGTTTTGCCGAAGCCCTGCGCTCGGCCCTGCGGGAAGACCCCGACATCATCCTGGTCGGCGAGATGCGTGACCTCGAGACCATTCGCCTGGCGTTGACCGCAGCGGAAACCGGCCACTTGGTGTTCGGCACCCTGCACACCACCTCGGCGGCCAAGACCATTGACCGTATCGTCGACGTCTTCCCCGGTGAAGAAAAGTCCATGGTGCGTTCGATGCTGTCCGAATCGCTGCAAGCGGTTATCTCGCAGACCCTGCTGAAGAAGATTGGTGGTGGCCGGGTTGCTGCGCACGAAATCATGATTGGCACCCCGGCGATCCGCAACCTGATCCGCGAAGACAAAATCGCGCAGATGTATTCGGCTATTCAGACCGGCGGCAACATCGGTATGCAGACGCTCGACATGTGCTTGAAAGGTCTGATTTCCAAAGGTCTGATCACCAAGGAAAGCGCCCGCGAAAAAGCCAAGGCAGTCGACGGTTTCTAA
- a CDS encoding PilT/PilU family type 4a pilus ATPase yields MEFEKLLRLMVEKGASDLFITAGVPPSMKVHGKILPVTKTPLSPEQTRETVLGVMTEAQRREFAEKRECNFAISARGIGRFRVSAFYQRNLVGMVLRRIEINIPTMEELRLPDVLKQLAMTKRGLVIFVGATGTGKSTSLASMIGYRNKHSSGHIISIEDPIEFIHQHQNCIVTQREVGIDTDSFEIALKNTLRQAPDVILIGEVRSKETMEHAVAFAETGHLCLATLHANNANQALDRIIHFFPTELHQQVWMDLSLNLKAIVAQQLIPSPDGKGRRAAIEVLLNSPLAADMIRKGEVHELKPLMARSGELGMQTFDQALYKLYSQGEITYEDALAHADSANDLRLMIKLGSETDGKHLMGEENNGFSLEEEDETSVHHRTRR; encoded by the coding sequence ATGGAGTTTGAAAAGCTGTTGCGGCTGATGGTCGAGAAAGGCGCATCCGACCTGTTCATTACAGCCGGCGTTCCACCCAGCATGAAAGTGCATGGCAAGATTCTGCCGGTGACCAAGACCCCCCTCTCGCCTGAACAGACCCGCGAAACCGTGCTGGGCGTCATGACCGAAGCGCAGCGCCGCGAGTTCGCCGAGAAGCGCGAGTGCAACTTTGCCATTAGCGCGCGCGGTATTGGCCGTTTCCGTGTCAGTGCCTTTTATCAGCGCAACCTGGTCGGCATGGTCCTGCGCCGCATCGAGATCAATATCCCGACCATGGAAGAGCTGCGCCTGCCCGATGTGCTCAAGCAGTTGGCCATGACCAAGCGGGGCCTGGTGATCTTTGTCGGCGCGACCGGTACCGGTAAGTCGACTTCGCTGGCGTCGATGATCGGCTACCGCAACAAGCACTCCAGCGGCCACATCATCTCGATTGAAGACCCGATCGAATTTATCCATCAGCATCAGAACTGCATCGTCACCCAGCGCGAAGTGGGGATTGATACCGATTCTTTCGAGATCGCCCTGAAAAACACCCTGCGCCAGGCGCCGGATGTGATTCTGATTGGTGAGGTGCGCAGCAAGGAGACCATGGAGCACGCGGTGGCCTTTGCCGAGACCGGTCACCTGTGTCTGGCCACGCTGCACGCCAACAACGCCAACCAGGCGCTTGACCGCATCATTCACTTCTTCCCTACCGAGCTGCATCAGCAGGTGTGGATGGATCTGTCCCTCAACCTCAAGGCGATTGTGGCCCAGCAGCTGATCCCCTCGCCGGACGGCAAAGGCCGTCGTGCAGCCATTGAGGTGTTGCTGAACTCACCGCTGGCCGCCGACATGATCCGCAAGGGTGAAGTGCACGAACTCAAACCGCTGATGGCGCGTTCTGGCGAGTTGGGTATGCAAACCTTCGATCAGGCGTTGTACAAGCTGTACAGCCAGGGCGAGATTACCTATGAGGATGCACTGGCCCACGCCGATTCGGCCAACGACCTGCGTTTGATGATCAAGCTGGGCTCGGAGACCGACGGCAAGCATCTGATGGGCGAAGAGAACAACGGTTTCTCGCTGGAAGAGGAAGACGAAACCAGCGTTCACCACCGCACACGGCGTTAA
- the siaD gene encoding biofilm regulation diguanylate cyclase SiaD yields the protein MKQPNQSLEANIHALLEDPAQQDNPLREPLVSLWANHQDLARRIDRISRISDAYQSMAKQQEQSLTERLNKQLRQLEKVARISDRYQNMMRDLNEALREASTHDALTGLPNRRLLVDRLKKEAERYARYQRPFTIAMLDVDHFKTINDQYGHELGDSALTEIARVLDAEIREQDLCGRWGGEEFLILLPETQADAAAKVMERVRTAIENLTIRAQTDSVNATISIGIAEYQPGESYSETINQADHALLVAKRGGRNQLSTARAPSGA from the coding sequence ATGAAACAGCCAAACCAGAGCCTTGAAGCCAATATCCACGCGCTATTGGAGGATCCCGCCCAGCAGGACAATCCGTTGCGCGAACCCCTGGTCTCGCTCTGGGCCAACCATCAGGACCTGGCGCGACGCATCGACCGAATCAGCCGCATTTCCGACGCTTACCAGAGCATGGCCAAGCAGCAGGAGCAGTCGCTGACCGAGCGCCTGAACAAGCAGCTGCGACAACTGGAGAAGGTCGCGCGCATCTCCGATCGCTACCAGAACATGATGCGCGACCTCAACGAGGCACTGCGTGAAGCCTCAACCCATGACGCCCTGACCGGGCTGCCTAACCGGCGCCTGCTGGTCGACCGTCTGAAGAAGGAAGCCGAGCGTTACGCGCGCTACCAGCGCCCCTTTACCATCGCCATGCTTGACGTTGACCACTTCAAGACGATCAACGACCAGTACGGCCATGAGCTGGGCGATAGCGCGCTGACCGAAATCGCCCGGGTGCTGGACGCAGAGATCAGAGAGCAGGATTTGTGCGGGCGCTGGGGCGGCGAGGAGTTTCTGATTCTGTTACCGGAAACCCAGGCCGACGCTGCGGCCAAGGTCATGGAGCGGGTGCGCACGGCAATAGAGAACCTGACCATTCGCGCGCAGACCGACTCGGTCAATGCCACTATCAGCATCGGCATTGCCGAGTATCAGCCAGGGGAAAGCTACTCGGAAACCATCAACCAGGCCGACCACGCCCTGCTGGTAGCCAAGCGTGGTGGTCGCAACCAGTTGAGCACCGCGCGGGCGCCCAGCGGCGCTTAA
- the siaC gene encoding biofilm regulation phosphoprotein SiaC produces the protein MTDFSIASSQSTPEVRSDWANGKLYMEGDSYPENSFDMFQQVFDWMEAYLDQASAPLALELRLLYLNTSSVKAMMDIFDLLEAAHQQGKPVSVCWYYDPQNERVAELAEEFKEDCSFPFDIVSHT, from the coding sequence ATGACTGATTTTTCTATCGCCAGCTCCCAGTCCACCCCCGAAGTTCGTAGTGACTGGGCCAACGGCAAGCTCTACATGGAAGGTGATTCCTACCCGGAAAACTCCTTCGACATGTTCCAGCAGGTATTCGACTGGATGGAAGCCTATCTGGACCAGGCCTCTGCACCTCTGGCACTGGAGTTGCGCCTGCTGTACCTGAACACCAGCAGCGTCAAGGCCATGATGGACATATTCGACCTGTTGGAAGCCGCTCACCAGCAAGGCAAGCCGGTCTCCGTTTGCTGGTACTATGATCCACAGAACGAGCGGGTCGCGGAGTTGGCCGAGGAGTTCAAGGAAGACTGCAGCTTCCCGTTCGATATTGTCAGCCACACCTAG
- the siaB gene encoding biofilm regulation protein kinase SiaB — MENIDLFAMRERFNNQQIMLCFNGPISRSLIEEIGNALRNYLSAEHAHPSAAMDVFAVYIEMTQNISHYTRARQWNEQEAGATVVVSRNQGGRYVVSAGNLIEMPDGENLLQAVEGLAGMDKAELKAAYKEQLRRPRDEARPSGAGLGLIDIARKSSEPLQASLQPLAGGRGFFSLRAVI; from the coding sequence ATGGAAAATATTGACCTTTTTGCCATGCGTGAGCGCTTCAACAACCAGCAAATAATGCTGTGTTTCAACGGCCCCATCTCGCGCAGCCTGATCGAAGAGATAGGTAATGCCCTGCGCAACTACCTGTCGGCCGAGCACGCACACCCCAGTGCCGCCATGGATGTCTTCGCGGTGTATATTGAAATGACGCAGAACATCAGCCACTACACCCGCGCCCGGCAATGGAACGAGCAGGAAGCGGGCGCGACCGTGGTGGTCTCGCGCAACCAGGGCGGCCGCTATGTGGTGTCGGCCGGCAACCTGATCGAAATGCCCGACGGCGAAAACCTGCTGCAGGCCGTAGAAGGCCTGGCAGGCATGGACAAGGCCGAGCTGAAAGCCGCCTACAAGGAACAGCTACGTCGCCCCCGTGATGAAGCGCGCCCCTCGGGCGCCGGACTCGGGTTGATCGACATAGCACGAAAATCCAGCGAGCCACTGCAGGCCTCCCTGCAGCCACTGGCCGGCGGTCGCGGCTTTTTCAGCCTGCGCGCCGTCATCTGA